The following are encoded together in the Actinomycetota bacterium genome:
- the der gene encoding ribosome biogenesis GTPase Der — translation MRADLPLVAVVGRPNVGKSTLVNRMVGHGDAIVESRPGVTRDRKYFTASWRGRDFRVVDTGGLDPAAEDGLAQAVGRQAMLAVREADLVLMMVDACEGITAADEEVAEALRRAGKPVILVANKVDNQRREDDAVEWYSLGMGDPWPVSAMHGRNIGDLLDAVVDALPEPLEEGEDEEEAEETVVAIVGRPNVGKSTLFNRLIREERSIVSEVPGTTRDAVDTRVEVEGRAYRFIDTAGWRRRTRVKEGVEFYSLVRVWRAIDRAQVVLLVVDASQGVTEQDQRIAARIREDGRACVVVLNKWDRVKAEGNPGEAFEDAREELRHVAYAPFLRVSGLTGAGVKRILPAVDRVRSAWESRVQTSHLNELLHRVLSQTPPPSRRGRRLQIYYLTQARTAPPQFVFFVNRPDLADPSYERFLERKIRESFDFEGSPLRIVLRSRRAAER, via the coding sequence ATGCGCGCTGACCTTCCCCTGGTGGCGGTGGTGGGAAGGCCCAACGTGGGCAAGTCCACCCTGGTGAACCGCATGGTGGGGCACGGCGACGCCATCGTGGAGAGCAGGCCTGGCGTGACCAGGGACCGCAAATATTTCACCGCCTCCTGGAGGGGCAGGGATTTCCGCGTCGTGGACACCGGCGGCCTGGACCCGGCGGCGGAGGACGGGCTCGCGCAGGCGGTGGGCAGACAGGCCATGCTGGCGGTGCGGGAGGCGGATCTGGTGTTGATGATGGTGGACGCCTGCGAGGGGATCACCGCCGCCGACGAGGAGGTGGCGGAGGCCCTGCGCCGTGCGGGAAAGCCGGTCATCCTAGTGGCCAACAAGGTGGACAACCAGCGGCGCGAGGACGACGCCGTGGAATGGTATTCCCTGGGAATGGGGGATCCGTGGCCGGTGTCGGCCATGCACGGGCGCAACATCGGGGACCTCCTCGACGCGGTGGTGGATGCGCTCCCGGAGCCCCTGGAGGAGGGGGAGGATGAGGAGGAGGCCGAGGAGACGGTGGTGGCCATCGTGGGAAGGCCCAACGTGGGCAAGTCCACACTCTTCAACCGCCTCATCCGCGAGGAGCGCTCCATCGTCAGCGAGGTCCCCGGCACCACGCGGGACGCCGTCGATACCCGGGTGGAGGTGGAGGGCCGGGCTTACCGGTTCATCGACACCGCGGGCTGGCGGAGACGCACCCGCGTGAAGGAAGGGGTGGAGTTCTACAGCCTGGTCAGGGTATGGAGGGCCATCGACCGCGCCCAGGTGGTGCTGCTGGTGGTGGACGCCTCGCAGGGGGTGACCGAGCAGGACCAGAGGATAGCCGCGCGCATACGGGAGGACGGCCGCGCCTGCGTGGTGGTCCTCAACAAGTGGGACCGCGTGAAGGCGGAGGGGAACCCCGGGGAGGCCTTCGAGGACGCCCGCGAGGAGCTGCGCCACGTGGCCTACGCCCCCTTCCTCAGGGTGAGCGGGCTCACCGGCGCGGGGGTAAAGCGCATACTGCCGGCGGTGGACCGCGTGCGGAGCGCCTGGGAGTCGCGCGTGCAGACCTCGCACCTCAACGAGTTGCTGCACCGCGTCCTCTCCCAGACCCCGCCGCCCTCCCGCAGAGGCAGGCGTCTGCAGATCTATTACCTGACCCAGGCGAGGACCGCCCCCCCGCAGTTCGTGTTCTTCGTCAACCGCCCCGACCTCGCCGATCCCTCCTACGAGCGCTTCCTGGAGCGCAAGATCCGGGAGAGCTTCGACTTCGAGGGCTCTCCGCTGCGCATCGTGCTGCGCTCACGCCGCGCCGCGGAGAGATAA
- the plsY gene encoding glycerol-3-phosphate 1-O-acyltransferase PlsY gives MALRAVLWIAASYLLGSIPFGLVVSRLKFHRDLRELGSGNIGATNVLRNFGARAFVAVMIMDMAKGVAAVAVGRALGLGPSLSLAAGLASIVGHNWSLYLRFRGGKGIATSGGVIIAAYPWQVSVAVVGMFLLMVLLSRIMSVGSICAAAAFPLSTFLVLRSHLSAYWPHLAVSCLAAAFALYKHRENMARLARGEEPRVRLRRSRGEEAGA, from the coding sequence ATGGCATTGCGGGCGGTGTTGTGGATCGCGGCGAGCTACCTCCTCGGCTCCATACCCTTCGGCCTGGTGGTCTCCAGGCTGAAATTCCACCGGGACCTGCGCGAGCTGGGCTCGGGAAACATAGGCGCCACCAACGTGCTGCGCAACTTCGGCGCCCGCGCCTTCGTGGCGGTGATGATCATGGACATGGCCAAGGGGGTAGCGGCGGTGGCCGTAGGAAGGGCGCTGGGCTTGGGCCCCAGCCTCTCGCTGGCGGCCGGGCTGGCCTCCATCGTGGGTCACAACTGGAGCCTCTATCTGCGCTTCAGGGGGGGCAAGGGGATCGCCACCAGCGGAGGGGTGATCATCGCCGCCTACCCCTGGCAGGTGTCGGTGGCGGTGGTGGGGATGTTCCTTCTCATGGTGCTGCTCTCGCGCATCATGTCCGTGGGATCGATATGCGCGGCGGCGGCCTTTCCCCTTTCCACCTTCCTGGTGCTGCGCTCCCACCTCTCCGCCTACTGGCCCCACCTGGCGGTGTCCTGCCTGGCGGCGGCCTTCGCCCTCTACAAGCACCGCGAGAACATGGCCCGCCTGGCGAGGGGCGAGGAGCCGAGGGTGAGGCTGAGGAGGTCGCGGGGGGAGGAGGCCGGGGCATGA
- a CDS encoding NAD(P)-dependent glycerol-3-phosphate dehydrogenase: MRIAVVGAGSWGTAMSAHLRLSGHEVKVWAREPEVVEGINRDGRNPFYLSDVELPEGIGASGDLEEALRGAETVVMAVPSRWTRETSRAAAPYVPPEAAVLNLAKGFDYETARRLSETIAEELGRDEGRGVAVLSGPNHAEEVARKVPSATVIASGDPALSRSLQKAFNSPYFRVYTNPDVIGVEVGGAFKNVIAIAAGVLDGLGLGDNTKASLITRGLAEMARFGNAMGANPKTFSGLSGIGDLIVTCISRHSRNRGFGERLGKGDKPGRILAESRMVVEGVFATRTVAVLAGELGVELPIADAVRAVIEEEATPAEMLERLMTRRLREETE, translated from the coding sequence ATGAGGATCGCGGTGGTGGGAGCGGGGAGCTGGGGGACGGCCATGTCCGCCCACCTCCGCCTCTCGGGCCACGAGGTGAAGGTGTGGGCACGGGAGCCGGAGGTGGTGGAGGGCATCAACCGCGATGGCCGCAACCCCTTCTACCTGAGCGACGTGGAATTGCCGGAGGGCATCGGGGCCAGCGGGGATCTCGAGGAGGCGCTGCGCGGCGCAGAGACGGTGGTGATGGCCGTCCCCTCGCGCTGGACGCGCGAGACGTCGCGGGCGGCGGCGCCCTATGTGCCCCCGGAAGCGGCGGTGCTCAACCTCGCCAAGGGTTTCGACTACGAGACCGCCCGGCGCCTCTCCGAGACCATCGCGGAGGAGTTGGGGCGCGACGAGGGCCGGGGGGTGGCGGTGCTCTCCGGCCCCAACCACGCCGAGGAGGTGGCGAGGAAGGTGCCCAGCGCCACGGTCATCGCCTCCGGAGACCCCGCGCTCTCCCGCTCCCTGCAGAAGGCCTTCAACTCCCCGTACTTTCGGGTCTACACCAACCCCGACGTCATCGGCGTGGAGGTGGGGGGAGCCTTCAAGAACGTCATCGCCATCGCCGCGGGGGTGCTGGACGGACTGGGCCTGGGGGACAACACCAAGGCCAGCCTGATAACGCGCGGCCTGGCCGAGATGGCCCGCTTCGGCAACGCCATGGGCGCCAACCCCAAGACCTTCTCCGGGCTCTCCGGCATCGGGGACCTCATCGTCACCTGCATCAGCCGCCACTCCCGCAACCGCGGCTTCGGCGAGAGGCTGGGGAAGGGCGATAAACCGGGCCGCATCCTGGCCGAATCCAGGATGGTGGTGGAGGGGGTGTTCGCCACCCGCACGGTGGCCGTGCTGGCCGGAGAACTCGGCGTGGAGCTGCCCATAGCAGACGCCGTGCGGGCCGTGATAGAGGAGGAGGCGACCCCGGCCGAGATGCTGGAGCGGCTCATGACCCGCCGCCTGCGCGAGGAAACGGAATAA
- a CDS encoding LmeA family phospholipid-binding protein has translation MRRILFTLAVLIALLLAVEVGLTMFSQRGLALALRGRYGLPRDLEARISSFPLLVSLARNHLAELQLSWSGTLTMVHDGSEEEIPCSGSARLYDIELDLSSLLMGKLELRSISRLEAALSLDREAVARMLGRGKDEVTLEEGRVCLLEGGAKRKLRVKVVDENAVALEESAPSTGGSGSGNAYRPSVYTFDFNAIPLEAEFRTASVTGERLRIEISIPMWEGYL, from the coding sequence TTGCGCAGGATCCTTTTTACGCTTGCCGTCCTGATCGCCCTGCTGCTGGCGGTGGAGGTAGGGTTGACCATGTTCAGCCAGCGTGGCCTTGCGCTGGCCCTGCGCGGCCGTTACGGCCTCCCCCGGGACCTGGAGGCCAGGATAAGCTCCTTCCCCCTATTGGTGAGCCTGGCGCGCAATCACCTCGCCGAGCTGCAGCTGTCCTGGAGCGGCACGCTGACCATGGTCCACGACGGCAGCGAAGAAGAGATCCCGTGCTCGGGGTCAGCGAGGTTATACGACATAGAGTTGGACCTCTCCTCGCTGCTGATGGGGAAGCTGGAGCTGAGGAGCATCTCCCGCCTGGAGGCCGCTCTTTCCCTCGACAGGGAGGCGGTGGCGAGGATGCTCGGGAGGGGTAAGGACGAGGTGACCTTAGAGGAAGGGAGGGTCTGCCTCCTGGAGGGCGGCGCGAAGCGTAAACTGAGGGTCAAGGTCGTGGATGAGAACGCCGTAGCCCTGGAAGAATCGGCACCATCCACCGGAGGTTCAGGTTCAGGAAATGCATATCGACCATCCGTTTACACCTTCGACTTTAACGCGATCCCCCTGGAGGCGGAGTTCAGAACGGCCAGCGTAACGGGGGAGCGCCTGCGTATAGAGATCTCTATACCCATGTGGGAGGGTTATCTGTGA
- the nrdR gene encoding transcriptional repressor NrdR yields MKCPFCGFPDSKVIDSRSADGGQVIRRRRACKGCGKRFTTFERFEQFPVAVIKRSGDKEPYRKEKILVGLRKAFEKRPVTSQQIEDLATEIEAELRSEGKSEIPSSAIGMAVLRKLKEVDEVAYLRFASVYKEFKDLSEFQSELGQLLEKKSASERGCAERGELS; encoded by the coding sequence ATGAAATGCCCCTTTTGCGGTTTCCCGGACAGCAAGGTGATCGACTCGCGAAGCGCGGACGGCGGTCAAGTGATCAGGCGCCGCAGGGCCTGCAAGGGTTGCGGAAAGAGGTTCACCACCTTTGAGCGCTTCGAGCAGTTTCCCGTGGCGGTAATCAAGCGAAGCGGAGACAAAGAGCCCTACCGCAAGGAGAAGATACTGGTGGGACTGCGCAAGGCCTTCGAGAAAAGGCCTGTGACCAGCCAGCAGATAGAGGACCTGGCGACGGAGATAGAGGCAGAGCTGAGGTCGGAGGGAAAGAGCGAGATACCTTCCAGCGCCATCGGCATGGCGGTGCTGCGGAAGCTGAAGGAGGTGGACGAGGTGGCGTACTTGAGGTTCGCCTCCGTGTACAAGGAGTTCAAGGATCTGAGCGAGTTCCAGAGCGAGCTGGGGCAGCTCCTGGAGAAAAAGAGCGCAAGTGAGCGTGGGTGCGCGGAAAGGGGGGAACTGAGTTGA